CACAACCCAATAAGCGCTATGCAGAAAAAATAGATTGTGTATCTCATCAACTTTATCTTCATCCTCCTAATCATTGAGCATCAACCCTATGTTCGGCTTTATCGACCATCTCTTGCAGCCTTCATTAACTCGGAAAGGCGTTCAGCAAATCTGAGCGCGCTGTTGTCCTCAGGCTGATAGTCAATCACTTTTCGAGCGTTCACGATGCTCCAGAAGCTGTGCGAATTGTCGCTGATTCCGTAGACGATCTGAAACGGAACCCCATTTTCATCTTCGATGTCTACGGTCTCAATGCTTTTGATAAACAGCTGCGTCTGATCCTTTGCGCTCAGATAGGCACCAAGTTCCCGATGGATGTGCTTCAGGTCCTTTGGATCCGCGGCATCAAGAATCGTCTCGCGCGGCGCACCGATACGGACCTGCACGTTTTCCAGTTTTTTCCCATCGACGTGCCCTGTCGCAAACACAAAACCGAGATGCTCATAGGTCTCTTTCGCCCAGCCGTAGAAGTTATCGGATAACGGACGCATATCGGGTGTCACCACATCCCACTTGTCTCCCCAGATTAGGTTTTCATAGTAATCCGCCGCATGATTGGAACTACAGACAACCGCGCGACCCACGCCCTCCT
This portion of the Candidatus Poribacteria bacterium genome encodes:
- a CDS encoding NAD-dependent epimerase/dehydratase family protein → MADKRKVLITGASGYIASRSLPTFRERYELVLLDVKTTNRAGEEVDGIEIADLTDPDRDKYRAYFKGVDAVIHCAFKGGSFENELTNVQMAYNLYQTCLEEGVGRAVVCSSNHAADYYENLIWGDKWDVVTPDMRPLSDNFYGWAKETYEHLGFVFATGHVDGKKLENVQVRIGAPRETILDAADPKDLKHIHRELGAYLSAKDQTQLFIKSIETVDIEDENGVPFQIVYGISDNSHSFWSIVNARKVIDYQPEDNSALRFAERLSELMKAARDGR